From Candidatus Rubrimentiphilum sp., one genomic window encodes:
- the metF gene encoding methylenetetrahydrofolate reductase [NAD(P)H], whose protein sequence is MRISDALAAQRPFFSFEFFPPKNDEARAQLLETAQTLRDLRPAFVSVTYGAGGSTRARTVEVSKQISREIGLNVMAHVTCVGSTRSELRSLLNDLESAGIENVLALRGDPPRDAAGFVQPEGGFAHASELIAMIKRNYRFCVGGACHPEKHIEAPDFATDLRYLREKVDAGAEFLITQLFFDNDKYFSFVELARAQGITVPILPGIMPITNFEQIQRFTALCGATIPPKLLVELEERREEPKAVEDLGVAFATLQCADLLRRGAPGIHFYTLNKSPASRAIVSSLIAATAWRPSFAVAP, encoded by the coding sequence ATGCGAATCAGCGACGCGCTGGCGGCGCAGCGGCCGTTCTTTTCGTTCGAATTCTTTCCGCCCAAGAACGACGAGGCTCGTGCTCAGCTGCTCGAAACCGCGCAGACCTTGCGCGACCTGCGGCCAGCTTTCGTCTCAGTGACGTACGGCGCGGGCGGTTCGACACGCGCGCGAACGGTGGAAGTCTCCAAGCAGATCAGCCGCGAGATCGGGCTCAACGTGATGGCGCACGTTACGTGCGTCGGCAGTACACGTTCGGAGTTGCGTTCGCTGCTGAACGACTTGGAGTCGGCCGGCATCGAGAACGTCCTGGCGCTGCGCGGCGATCCTCCGCGCGACGCGGCCGGGTTCGTGCAGCCCGAAGGCGGATTCGCGCACGCGAGCGAGCTGATTGCGATGATCAAGCGCAACTACCGCTTTTGCGTCGGCGGCGCGTGCCACCCCGAGAAACATATCGAAGCGCCCGACTTCGCAACCGACTTGCGCTATCTACGCGAGAAAGTTGACGCCGGCGCGGAGTTCTTGATTACACAACTCTTTTTCGACAACGACAAGTATTTTTCGTTCGTCGAACTCGCCCGGGCGCAAGGCATTACCGTTCCCATCCTTCCGGGAATCATGCCGATCACGAACTTCGAACAGATTCAACGCTTTACGGCGCTGTGCGGCGCGACCATTCCGCCGAAGCTGCTGGTCGAACTCGAGGAGCGGCGCGAAGAACCCAAGGCGGTCGAGGATCTTGGCGTCGCCTTTGCCACGCTGCAGTGCGCGGATCTGTTGCGGCGCGGTGCGCCCGGCATTCATTTCTATACGCTCAACAAATCGCCGGCCAGCCGCGCAATCGTCAGCTCGCTGATCGCGGCCACGGCGTGGCGCCCGTCTTTTGCCGTAGCTCCGTAG
- a CDS encoding flagellar biosynthetic protein FliQ, which translates to MAAFDGLLHHALVLTALLCLPVLGVATLIGTIVAVAQAATQVQEQTLSLFPKLVAVGVCIALFGAFAMHSCADLFNEAIAQIRNLTAG; encoded by the coding sequence ATGGCGGCGTTTGACGGGCTCTTGCATCACGCGCTCGTGCTGACGGCGCTCCTGTGCTTGCCGGTTTTGGGCGTCGCGACGCTGATCGGCACCATCGTCGCGGTTGCGCAGGCCGCGACGCAGGTGCAGGAGCAGACGCTATCGCTTTTTCCAAAACTCGTGGCCGTCGGCGTCTGCATCGCGTTGTTCGGTGCTTTCGCCATGCACTCGTGTGCCGATCTTTTCAACGAAGCGATCGCGCAGATTCGCAACTTGACGGCCGGATGA
- the fliP gene encoding flagellar type III secretion system pore protein FliP (The bacterial flagellar biogenesis protein FliP forms a type III secretion system (T3SS)-type pore required for flagellar assembly.) yields the protein MDGLMTLAGRAHASLPLDVLAALTALSVAPFVLVMSTSFVRIVVVLSLVRSAIGAAALPPNAVLTGLALVLSAAIMSPTLSRISHDAIDPYAKGRISQSQFLDRAAAPLRDFMLHQTHSADIELFRRVAHRPLEDPARAPLVVLIPAFVVGELRDAFAIGFALYLPFVAIDLAIASILMGLGMFMLSPSVISLPVKLLLFVMVDGWGLVCGGVASSFR from the coding sequence ATGGATGGCCTGATGACGCTCGCCGGCCGCGCGCACGCCTCGCTTCCTTTGGATGTACTCGCTGCGCTTACTGCTCTGTCGGTTGCGCCGTTCGTGCTCGTCATGTCCACCTCGTTCGTTCGCATCGTCGTCGTCCTCTCGCTGGTGCGCTCCGCCATTGGCGCGGCTGCGCTACCGCCCAACGCCGTTCTCACCGGGTTAGCGCTCGTGCTCAGCGCCGCGATCATGTCGCCGACGCTGTCGCGAATCTCGCACGATGCAATCGATCCATACGCGAAGGGGCGCATTTCACAATCCCAATTTCTGGATCGCGCGGCAGCTCCGCTGCGCGACTTCATGCTGCACCAAACGCATTCCGCCGACATCGAGCTCTTCCGCCGCGTCGCGCACCGTCCGCTCGAGGACCCCGCGCGCGCGCCGCTCGTCGTGCTGATTCCGGCTTTCGTTGTCGGCGAGCTGCGTGACGCGTTTGCAATCGGCTTTGCGCTGTATTTGCCGTTCGTGGCGATCGATCTGGCGATCGCGTCGATCCTGATGGGCTTGGGAATGTTCATGCTCAGCCCGTCCGTCATCTCGCTACCCGTGAAATTGCTGTTGTTCGTCATGGTGGACGGCTGGGGGCTGGTCTGCGGAGGCGTCGCGTCGAGCTTTCGTTAA